A window of Candidatus Methylomirabilis sp. genomic DNA:
CTGGCCTCTACCCCTTCCTCGATACCGGACAGATCAACGGCTTGATCGGCGGATTGCGCGGGGCGGCCGAGTACGAGACGTTGATCGGGATGAAGGGGAAGGCGGTGGCCGGGATGGATGCGCAATCGGCCACGCATTTTATCATCATCGGCCTGATTCTGCTCTGCAATCTCTTTTACTTCCTGAACCCACGAACGGCGGTACGTTCAGGCTCGCTGCGGGAGGCGGGACGCTGATGGCCCCTTCCGTCCTGCTCGGCGCCTGGGTAGCTGCCGGCCTCACCCTATGTATGTTCAGCTTCCTGTATAAGGACAACCCCTTCTTCCGATTCGGGGAGCACCTGTACGTCGGAATCTCGATGGGGTATACGATCGTCCGGATCTATTACGACGTAATGGTCAAAAGCCTATACACCCCGGTCATGCAGGAAGGGAAATGGTGGTTTCTGATCGCCGCCGTCCTGGGTCTCCTGGTCCTGACCCGCTTCATTCCGAAAATAAGCTGGCTGAGCCGGATCTCGTTTGCCGTGATCGTAGGCTTCGGGTCCGGTGTTGCCATTCCCCGCATCATCTCCTCCAACATCCTTCAGCAGGTACAGGGGACGTTGAAGCCGCTGCTCGGCAATACCGGTCACTCTCTGTTCGGCATGACGCAGGTAAATGCGCTGCTGATCCTTGTCGGTGTCATTACGGTGTTGGTCTATTTCTTTTTCTCCATCGAACATAAAGGTCCGATCCAGGTTGCAGCCAGGATTGGCATCTACTTCCTCATGATTAACTTCGGCGCGGGCTTCGGCTATACGGTCATGGCCCGGATGTCGCTTCTTATCGGTCGATTCGATGATCTGATCCTCTTTGCCTCCCGCGAGTATGGCTATGCGACATTGGTTCTCCTCGGTATGATTGCCTTTGGTCTATTCATGTGGGAGCGTGGCTCGACCGCTCCATCCGGTCCTGATCGAGACAGCCGTGTCAATGAGAGCGATGTCCCAGATTGATAACCCACGGCGTGACCATTTCGCGTAAAGACCCAGATCATCTGTCGGTTGTGCTTAAGCCCGAATATGTGAGGTGGGAGGAGACTACATGTCAGAGCACGGCGTAACCATCACCTGGCGGCGCACATCTGCGAGTTTCGACTATGAGAGCTATAACCGCAATCATTCCTGGTCATTCGATGCCGGCGTTCAGGTCCGTGGATCTGCAGCGCCTGCCTTTCGCGGCGATCCCGACTGTGTCGATCCTGAAGAAGCATACGTGGCAGCCCTCTCAAGTTGTCATATGCTGACCTTTCTCGCCGTCGCTTCACGCAAGCAATTGATTGTCGATGCCTACGAAGACAACGCCACCGGGTTCATGGAGAAGAACGTACACGGCAAGCTGGCCGTGACGCGGGTCGTACTCCGACCGCGGGTCCGGTTCAGCGGCTCTGTGGCGCCTTCTCAGGACGAACTCGCGAAGCTGCACGAGCAGGCCCATCACAACTGCATCATTGCCAACTCGGTGTCAGCGACCATCACCATTGAGCCCGCATGACTGATGCAGTGTGCCCGCACGGGCGGGTGACCGAATATCACGTACTGGAGATGCTATGAACAATGTCCAATCCGGTATCCTGGAATCGACCCCGCCAGTCTCCCGGTATCTTATTTTCTCGCTGACCGAACAAGGCGAAGCCCGTCGAAGTCTACGGGCGCTCCGTGACATTGCTGACGGCCGACAGACTATTGTCGGGTTTGGTCAGTCACTTGTGCTTGCCCTAGGGGCCATTGTACCAGGCCTCCGCACTGCTCCATGCTATGCCGGCGTCGGGTTTGACGTGCCTTCTACGCCGTTTGCGTTGTGGTGTTGGTTGCGGGGAGATGACAGAGGTGAGCTGCTGCATCGGGCCAAGCGCATCAACCGCGCGCTGGCGCCTGCATTTCGCCTGGAACAGGTCATTGATGCCTTCACTTATGGTACAGGCCGTGATTTGACTGGGTATGAAGACGGAACTGAGAATCCGAAAGATGAGCGCGCGCCAGAGGTTGCGTTCGTTCGGGGACAAGGCGATGGGCTGGACGGATCGAGCTTCGTCGCGGTCCAGCAGTGGGTCCATGATCTCGATCGCTTCGACGCCAAGTCTACCCAGGAGCAGGACAACACGATCGGACGCCG
This region includes:
- a CDS encoding Dyp-type peroxidase, producing the protein MNNVQSGILESTPPVSRYLIFSLTEQGEARRSLRALRDIADGRQTIVGFGQSLVLALGAIVPGLRTAPCYAGVGFDVPSTPFALWCWLRGDDRGELLHRAKRINRALAPAFRLEQVIDAFTYGTGRDLTGYEDGTENPKDERAPEVAFVRGQGDGLDGSSFVAVQQWVHDLDRFDAKSTQEQDNTIGRRRSDNDEIEDAPPSAHVKRATQESFDPAAFMLRRSMPWADGSCAGLVFVAFGTSLDPFEAVLRRMVGAEDGIVDALFTFTRPISGAFFWCPSMQDGRLDLRLLGV
- a CDS encoding OsmC family protein; protein product: MSEHGVTITWRRTSASFDYESYNRNHSWSFDAGVQVRGSAAPAFRGDPDCVDPEEAYVAALSSCHMLTFLAVASRKQLIVDAYEDNATGFMEKNVHGKLAVTRVVLRPRVRFSGSVAPSQDELAKLHEQAHHNCIIANSVSATITIEPA